Proteins encoded together in one Bacteroides zoogleoformans window:
- a CDS encoding MFS transporter, giving the protein MNTLSNTPGKMTHYRWVICAMLFFATTVNYLDRQVLSLTWKDFIAPEFHWTDAHYGDITAVFSIVYAIANLFAGRFIDWMGTKKGYLWAIFVWSLGACLHAACGWATEQAVGIHDAAAMISATGAVASTIAITSVYFFIAARIVLSVGEAGNFPAAIKVTAEYFPKKDRAFSTSIFNAGATVGALIAPVSIPPLARYFQRIGIGNGWEMAFIVIGALGFVWMGLWMFLYKKPNENPAVNAAELAYIEQDKLTEEDQPPQDGKPTGNSNGAPADGKAERKLSFVQCLKHRQAWAFAIGKFMTDGVWWFFLFWTPAYISDVYGFSSDSGTAQLLIFVLYAITMLSIYGGKLPTIIINKTGLNPYAARMRAMFIFALFPLLALFAQPLGAYSYWYPIIIIGIAGAAHQSWSANIYSVVGDMFPKSAVATITGLGGMAGGVGAFLINKGSGMLFTYADASRMTFMGFVGKPAGYFIIFCVCAVAYLIGWCIMKALVPKYKPIVAD; this is encoded by the coding sequence ATGAATACACTTTCAAACACACCGGGCAAGATGACCCATTACCGCTGGGTAATCTGTGCCATGCTCTTCTTTGCCACGACGGTGAACTACCTCGACCGTCAGGTGCTTTCACTCACTTGGAAAGATTTCATCGCTCCGGAGTTTCATTGGACAGATGCCCATTATGGCGACATCACCGCCGTATTCTCCATCGTGTATGCCATCGCAAACCTGTTTGCCGGCCGCTTCATCGACTGGATGGGCACCAAGAAGGGCTATCTCTGGGCCATCTTCGTATGGTCGCTGGGTGCCTGCCTGCACGCCGCCTGCGGCTGGGCCACCGAACAAGCGGTGGGCATACACGATGCCGCCGCCATGATTTCGGCCACGGGCGCGGTGGCCTCCACCATTGCCATCACCAGCGTTTATTTCTTCATTGCCGCCCGCATCGTGCTAAGCGTGGGCGAGGCAGGCAACTTTCCGGCAGCTATCAAGGTGACGGCGGAATACTTCCCTAAAAAAGACCGTGCTTTCTCCACCTCCATCTTCAATGCCGGAGCCACGGTAGGCGCACTGATTGCCCCGGTCAGCATCCCGCCGCTGGCGCGCTATTTCCAGCGCATCGGCATCGGCAACGGATGGGAGATGGCGTTCATCGTCATCGGCGCACTGGGCTTCGTGTGGATGGGGCTGTGGATGTTCCTCTATAAAAAGCCGAACGAGAACCCCGCAGTCAACGCCGCCGAACTGGCATACATCGAACAAGACAAGCTGACGGAAGAAGATCAACCGCCCCAAGACGGCAAGCCGACCGGAAACAGCAACGGCGCACCCGCCGACGGGAAGGCTGAGCGAAAACTCTCCTTCGTCCAGTGCCTGAAGCATCGCCAGGCATGGGCGTTTGCCATCGGCAAATTCATGACGGACGGCGTATGGTGGTTCTTCCTCTTCTGGACCCCCGCCTATATCTCGGACGTTTACGGCTTCTCGTCGGACAGCGGAACGGCACAGTTGCTGATATTCGTGCTCTACGCCATCACGATGCTCTCCATCTACGGCGGCAAGCTGCCCACCATCATCATCAACAAGACGGGCCTGAATCCCTACGCCGCCCGCATGCGAGCCATGTTCATATTCGCCTTGTTCCCGTTGCTTGCCTTGTTTGCGCAACCTCTGGGAGCATACTCCTACTGGTATCCCATCATCATCATCGGCATTGCCGGAGCCGCCCACCAATCTTGGTCGGCAAACATCTACTCCGTGGTGGGAGACATGTTTCCGAAGAGTGCGGTGGCCACCATCACCGGACTGGGCGGCATGGCGGGTGGCGTCGGTGCATTTCTCATCAACAAGGGCTCGGGCATGCTCTTCACCTATGCGGATGCAAGCCGGATGACGTTCATGGGCTTCGTGGGGAAGCCCGCCGGCTACTTCATCATCTTCTGCGTTTGCGCCGTAGCCTACCTGATAGGATGGTGCATCATGAAGGCACTGGTGCCGAAATATAAACCGATTGTGGCAGACTGA
- the rsfS gene encoding ribosome silencing factor has translation MNETKRLIQQITEGIQDKKGKKIVVADLTKIDDTICNYFVICQGSSPSQVTAIVESVKDFTRKGADTRPFAIDGLRNAEWVAMDYSDILVHVFLPDAREFYNLEHLWADAKLTQIFDID, from the coding sequence ATGAACGAAACCAAAAGACTTATTCAACAGATAACAGAAGGAATTCAAGATAAAAAAGGAAAGAAAATCGTCGTTGCAGACCTCACAAAAATAGACGATACCATATGCAACTATTTCGTCATCTGCCAAGGGAGCTCACCCAGCCAAGTGACGGCCATCGTAGAATCCGTCAAGGACTTCACACGCAAGGGCGCTGACACCAGACCTTTCGCCATAGACGGACTGCGCAATGCCGAGTGGGTGGCAATGGACTATTCGGACATACTGGTACATGTATTCCTGCCGGACGCAAGAGAATTCTACAATCTGGAACACCTTTGGGCAGACGCCAAATTAACCCAAATATTTGACATAGATTAA
- the ftsH gene encoding ATP-dependent zinc metalloprotease FtsH, protein MDNNSNKKPNKVNMPKFNLNWLYMIIAVMLVGLYLTNESGTASKNISYDEFQQYVRNGYISKVIGYDDNSVEAYIKPQHVGNVFRQDSNRVGKNPLITTEAPSRESLGDFLQKERDESHFDGSINYEKKRNYFGAILWQILPFAFLIGFWIYLSRRMSGGGGGMGGGGGIFSVGKSKAQLFEKGSTIKITFKDVAGLAEAKQEVEEIVEFLKEPQKYTDLGGKIPKGALLVGPPGTGKTLLAKAVAGEANVPFFSLAGSDFVEMFVGVGASRVRDLFRQAKEKAPCIVFIDEIDAVGRARAKAAAMGGNDERENTLNQLLTEMDGFGSNSGVIILAATNRVDVLDKALLRAGRFDRQIHVDLPDLNERKEVFGVHLRPIKIDDTVDIDLLARQTPGFSGADIANVCNEAALIAARHGKRFVGKQDFLDAVDRIVGGLEKKTKITTEAERRSIAIHEAGHASISWLLEHANPLIKVTIVPRGRALGAAWYLPEERQITTKEQMLDEMCATLGGRAAEDVFLGRISTGAMNDLERVTKQAYGMVAYLGMSEKIPNLCYYNNEEYSFNRPYSEKTAELIDEEVKRMINEQYERAKKILSEHKEGHNRLAQLLIDKEVIFAEDVEHIFGKRPWASRSEEIINAKVSAEQKKSEEKEAQKAAEAEKEVKEKENATDNAPSAEPVSEN, encoded by the coding sequence ATGGATAATAATAGCAATAAAAAGCCCAACAAAGTGAATATGCCCAAGTTCAACCTGAATTGGTTGTATATGATAATAGCAGTGATGCTGGTGGGGTTGTACCTCACCAACGAAAGCGGCACAGCCTCCAAAAACATCTCCTACGACGAGTTTCAGCAGTACGTGCGCAACGGCTATATCAGCAAAGTAATCGGCTATGACGACAACTCCGTAGAGGCATACATCAAACCCCAACACGTAGGAAACGTCTTCCGCCAAGACTCCAACCGGGTAGGCAAAAACCCGCTCATCACAACCGAAGCGCCTTCGCGTGAAAGTCTGGGAGACTTTTTGCAGAAAGAAAGAGATGAATCGCACTTCGACGGTTCCATCAATTACGAAAAGAAAAGAAATTATTTCGGCGCCATTCTATGGCAGATTCTTCCTTTTGCCTTCCTCATCGGTTTCTGGATTTACCTCTCGCGCCGGATGAGCGGCGGAGGCGGAGGCATGGGCGGCGGTGGAGGCATCTTCAGCGTAGGTAAGTCAAAAGCCCAGCTTTTCGAGAAAGGCTCTACCATAAAGATAACCTTCAAGGATGTGGCGGGACTGGCCGAGGCCAAGCAGGAAGTAGAAGAAATCGTAGAGTTCTTGAAAGAACCGCAGAAATATACCGACTTGGGGGGTAAGATACCCAAAGGCGCTTTGCTCGTAGGCCCTCCGGGAACCGGCAAGACATTGCTGGCAAAGGCCGTGGCAGGAGAAGCGAACGTGCCGTTCTTCTCGCTGGCCGGCTCCGATTTTGTCGAGATGTTCGTAGGCGTAGGCGCATCCAGAGTGCGCGACTTGTTCCGCCAAGCAAAGGAGAAAGCCCCCTGCATCGTGTTCATCGACGAGATTGATGCCGTGGGACGCGCCCGCGCCAAGGCTGCCGCCATGGGCGGCAACGATGAGCGCGAGAACACGCTGAACCAATTGCTGACCGAGATGGACGGTTTCGGGTCCAACAGCGGCGTCATCATTCTGGCGGCCACCAACCGTGTGGATGTTCTGGACAAAGCCTTGCTTCGCGCCGGACGTTTCGACAGACAGATACATGTGGATCTTCCCGATTTGAATGAGCGCAAAGAGGTGTTCGGCGTGCACCTGCGCCCCATCAAGATAGACGATACGGTGGACATCGATTTACTGGCCCGCCAGACGCCCGGTTTTTCCGGAGCCGACATTGCCAATGTCTGCAACGAAGCCGCCTTGATAGCCGCCCGGCACGGCAAGAGATTTGTAGGCAAGCAAGACTTTCTGGATGCCGTAGACCGTATTGTAGGCGGTCTGGAAAAGAAAACCAAGATTACGACAGAAGCCGAACGCCGTTCCATAGCCATACACGAAGCCGGCCATGCCAGCATATCTTGGCTGCTGGAACACGCCAACCCGTTGATTAAAGTGACCATCGTGCCTCGCGGACGCGCTTTGGGAGCTGCATGGTATCTGCCGGAAGAGCGACAAATCACCACCAAGGAACAGATGCTGGACGAGATGTGCGCCACCTTGGGAGGACGCGCCGCAGAAGACGTCTTCTTGGGAAGAATATCCACAGGGGCCATGAACGACTTGGAACGCGTGACGAAACAGGCATACGGCATGGTTGCCTATCTGGGCATGAGCGAGAAGATTCCCAACCTCTGCTATTATAACAATGAGGAATATTCTTTCAACCGCCCGTACAGCGAAAAAACGGCCGAGTTGATTGACGAAGAGGTGAAACGGATGATAAACGAGCAATACGAACGTGCCAAAAAGATTTTGTCCGAACATAAAGAAGGGCACAACCGATTGGCGCAATTGCTGATTGACAAGGAGGTTATCTTTGCCGAAGACGTCGAACATATCTTCGGCAAACGCCCGTGGGCCTCCCGCTCTGAAGAGATTATCAATGCCAAAGTTTCTGCCGAACAGAAAAAGAGTGAGGAGAAGGAAGCACAAAAAGCGGCAGAAGCAGAAAAAGAAGTCAAGGAAAAAGAAAACGCAACCGATAATGCCCCATCGGCAGAACCGGTATCTGAGAACTAA